The nucleotide sequence AATCGCGCGCATCGATCAGCTCGGCGGCGTGGTTGAAGGCCTCGTTGTGAATCAGGATCGCGCCGAGGACCGATTTCTCCGCCTCGAGATTGTGCGGAAGCGTGCGATCGGGAGCTGCGGCGGCGGCGATCTCGGGCATGGGCGGGAGAGAGGACTATAGCAAATCGGACGATCGGGTGATCGGGTCATCGGGCGATCGATCAGCCGATCCCCCGATGTCCCGGTCACCCGATTTTGCGGTCTTCCGACCTACTTCGTGTCGGCGACGACGCGCACCTTCACCTGCGCGGTGACGTCGCGATGGACCTTCACCGGCACGCTGGTCTCGCCGAGCGCCTTGAGCGGCTCCGGCAGCGCGATCTTGCGCTTGTCGATGTCGAATCCCTTCGCCTGGAGCGCCTGCGCGATGTCGGCCGAGGTCACCGAACCGTAGAGGGTGTCGTTCTCCCCCACCCGGCGGGCGATCTCGATGTCCAGCGCCGCGACGCGCGCGGCAATCGCGTCGGCGGCGGCGCGCTCCTCCGCGTCGCGCGCCTCGGCGAGCTTCTTCTCGCGCTCGATCTGCCGCTTGTTGTTCTCGGTCACGGCCAGCGCCAGCTTGCGCGGCAGCAGGTAGTTGCGCGCGTAGCCCGGCGTGACCTTGACGACGTCGCCGCGGCGCCCGAGGTTGTCGACGTGCTCTCTCAGTATCACTTCCATATGCAGTTCCTGTAACGGTTTGACGCTCCGGCACAAAGGCCACGAAGATCACGAAGACCACAAAGTGTCTTTGTGATCGTTGTGATCTTCGTGACCTTTGTGCCGGAGCGTGAGCCGTCGGCCTTAGTCAGTCACGTACGGAATGAGCGCGAGCTGGCGCGCCCGGGAAATCGCGGTCTGCAGCGCGCGCTGGTGCTTGGCGCAGGTCCCCGAGATCCGCCGCGGCTGGATCTTGCCGCGCTCGGGGATGAACGGCGCCAGCAGGCGGACGTCCTTGTAGTTGATGTAATCGATCTTGTCCGCGCAGAACTTGCAGACCCGGCGACGCCGGAAGAACCCGCCGCGCGGGCGCTCGCCCTTCGCCTTGTCCTTGTCGTCCTTCTTGCCGCCGCGGCCGCGGCCGCCTCCGCGCTCTCCGCTCATCGCGTCCCCTCCATGCCTTCCAGCGCAATGTCCCCGGTGTCGTCGTCGTCACGATCGCCGCGCCGTTCGCTGGGCAGCGGCTCGGGCGGCAGCCCGCGGGCGGTGCGCCGGCGCGCCTGCGTCTCCTTGCGCTCGCTGCGCAGCCGCTCGGCGACCCGCAGATCCTGATCGATGCGCACGGTGAGGTGGCGGATGATCGTGTCGGTGACGCGCAGCCGGCGATCGAGCTCTTTCATCAGCTCGCCGGAGCCGGTGATCGTCTCGATGACATAGGTGCCCTCGCGGGCGTGGCCGATCTCGTAGGCCAGCTTGCGGCGGCCCCAGTTCTCCGTCTTGTCGAGGGTGCCGTTGAATCGCTGCACGATCTGCTCGACCTGCGTGTGCAGATCGGCGATCGCCTGCTCGCTCGCGTCGGGCGACACGATGTAGACGAGCTCGTACTGTCGGTTCTGACTCATGACTCTCCTTCTGGACTGAGCGGGAACCTTCAAATCTGGAAATTTGGAAATTTGGAAATCTTCAGATCTCCACATTTCCGATTACCCGATTTCCAATCTGCCTGGTTCCAAGGAGACAGTGTTTAGTTGTCTTCCGCTTCCTGTGGCCCGCTTCCGGTGTCCGGTTTCCGGTTGAACCGGTTCATCGCCTCGGCCGGGCCGTCCGAGACGAAGATTTCTGCGGCGTCGGCCGCCCGTTCGATCGCCTCCGCGATCGTGGCGCGTTCATCGGCATCGAACCTCGCGAGCACGTGGTCGGCGAGGTCGCGCCGCTGATCGCCGCGCCCCACGCCGATCCGCAGCCTGGGGAACGCCTCGGAGCCGAGCGATCCGATGATCGACTTCAGCCCGTTGTGGCCGCCCGCCGAACCGGACGGCCTTATCCGCAACCGCCCCGTCTCGAGCTGCACCTCGTCGACGATGACGAGCAGATCGGCGGGATCGATCTTGTAGAACTGCAGCAGCGGGACGATCGCGCCGCCGCTCAGATTCATGAAGGTCAGCGGCTTCGCGAAAATGGCGCCGCCCATCCTCCATGGGGCCACCATCGCCTCGATGCCGCGCGGCGCCGCCGCCCACGGGGCCCCGTGGCGGTCGGCCAGCAGGTCCACCGCGTCGAAGCCGACGTTATGCCGCGTCCTCGCGTATTCGCGCCCCGGATTGCCCAGCCCAGCGATCAGCTTCACCAGTCACCAATCGCCAATCCGTCAATCGCCAACCCGTCAATCGCCAATCCGTCGATCGGCAATCTGCAATCGGCAGTCGCCAATTACTTCTTGTCTTTCTTCTCGCCCTCGTCCTCTTCCTTCTTGCCCTTCTTGATGACCTCGGGCTCGGCCGCCGCCGCGCCAGGCACCGCCGCCACGACAGCCGCTTCGGCCGCCGGGGCTTCCTCGACCTTCACGGTGACGACGTGGACGATCATCGTGTCGGGATCGCTGACCGGCTTCCACTTGCCGTCCTGCTGAAGGTCGCGGACGCGAATGCCCTGGTGCAGCATCAGCTCGCTGATGTCGATGTCGATGTGCTCGGGAATGTCGGCCGGGAGACACTCGACTTCGATCTCGCGGTTGACGAAGTCGACGATGCCCCCCTGCTGCTTGACGCCGCGCGGCTCTCCCTTGAGCACCACCGGCACGGTGACGGTGAGCATCTTGTCCATCGCCACGGCGTAGAAGTCGGCATGCAGCAGCCGGTGATCGATCGGGTCGAGCTGGTACTCCTTGACGAGCACCTTGCGCGCGGCGGACAGGCCCGCGCCCTCGAGGCCGATCAGCGTGTTGACGCCGGATTCCGAGTGCAGGATGCGGAGCAGCACCTTGGGATCGACCGCGATCTCGGTCGCGGTGTTCTTCTCCGTGCCGTAGACGATCGCGGGGATCTTGCCCGAGGCGCGCAGACGGCGCGCTTCGTTCTTGCCGCGGCCGTCTCTCTTCTCTGCTTGCAGTGTGGCTTCCATGTCAGTTACCAGTTTCCAGTTCCAGTTGCCAGTTGCCAGTTGCCAGTTGCCGGTTTCCGGTTTCCGGTTTCCGGTTTCCGGTTACCTGTTTTCAGTTTCCCGTGTTTCGGCGTCAGTTACCGGCGACCGGAAACCGGTAACCGGCAACCGGTCAGACGAACAGCGACGACACCGACGTCTCTTCGTGAATGCTCCGAATGGCCTGCCCGAGCAGACGCGCGACCGAGAGCTGCCTGATCTTGCGGCAGCACTTCGCCCGCTCGGTCGACAGCGGGATGGTGTTGGTGATGATCACCTGATCGATCGGCGCGGCTTCGAGCCGCTCGATCGCCGGACCCGACAGCACGCCGTGCACCGCGCAGGCGAAGACGCGCTCGGCCCCGTTGGCCTTGAGCGCGTTGGCGGCCTTTACGATCGTCCCCGCCGTGTCGATGATGTCGTCCTGGATGATGCACGTGCGCCCGGCGACGTCGCCGATCACGTTCATCACCTCCGCCGTGCCGTCCTCGCTGCGCCGCTTGTCGATGATCGCCAGTTCCGCGTCGAGCCGCTTGGCGTAGGCCCGGGCGCGCTCGGCGCCGCCGGCGTCCGGCGACACGATGGTCAGGTTCGGACTGTCGAGCGTGCCGAGGTACTGGATGATCACCGGCGCGGCGAACAGGTGATCCACCGGGATGTCAAAGAACCCCTGAATCTGCGCCTTGTGCAGATCCATGGTCAGCACCCGATTCGCCCCGGCGGCGGTGATCAGGTTGGCCATCAGCTTCGCCGAGATCGGCACCCGCGGCTTGTCCTTGCGGTCCTGCCGCGCGTATCCGTAATACGGAATCACCGCGGTGATGCGCGACGCCGACGATCGGCGGAACGCGTCGATCATCACGCAGAGCTCCATGATGCTTCGATCGACGTCCGCGCAGGTCGGCTGCACCACGAACACGTCGGTGCCACGGATGTTCTCGTCGATCTGAAACGAGCACTCCGTGTCGGGAAATCTCTGCAGCCGCGCATGGCCGATGGGCACGCCGAGGAACTCGGCGATTTCGGCGGTCAGTGCCGGATGCGCGCTGCCGGAAAACAGCTTCAGCTGTCCGCGACTCATAGTCTGACGGGGCCCCGCCCCCACCGCCCTCGCCGCGGCCGCCGCTCACGAAAGCGGATGGTTGGGGCGGAAGGATTCGAACCTTCGAATACGGGATCCAAAGTCCCGCGCCT is from Vicinamibacterales bacterium and encodes:
- the rplI gene encoding 50S ribosomal protein L9, producing the protein MEVILREHVDNLGRRGDVVKVTPGYARNYLLPRKLALAVTENNKRQIEREKKLAEARDAEERAAADAIAARVAALDIEIARRVGENDTLYGSVTSADIAQALQAKGFDIDKRKIALPEPLKALGETSVPVKVHRDVTAQVKVRVVADTK
- the rpsF gene encoding 30S ribosomal protein S6 is translated as MSQNRQYELVYIVSPDASEQAIADLHTQVEQIVQRFNGTLDKTENWGRRKLAYEIGHAREGTYVIETITGSGELMKELDRRLRVTDTIIRHLTVRIDQDLRVAERLRSERKETQARRRTARGLPPEPLPSERRGDRDDDDTGDIALEGMEGTR
- the pth gene encoding aminoacyl-tRNA hydrolase codes for the protein MKLIAGLGNPGREYARTRHNVGFDAVDLLADRHGAPWAAAPRGIEAMVAPWRMGGAIFAKPLTFMNLSGGAIVPLLQFYKIDPADLLVIVDEVQLETGRLRIRPSGSAGGHNGLKSIIGSLGSEAFPRLRIGVGRGDQRRDLADHVLARFDADERATIAEAIERAADAAEIFVSDGPAEAMNRFNRKPDTGSGPQEAEDN
- a CDS encoding 50S ribosomal protein L25, with protein sequence MEATLQAEKRDGRGKNEARRLRASGKIPAIVYGTEKNTATEIAVDPKVLLRILHSESGVNTLIGLEGAGLSAARKVLVKEYQLDPIDHRLLHADFYAVAMDKMLTVTVPVVLKGEPRGVKQQGGIVDFVNREIEVECLPADIPEHIDIDISELMLHQGIRVRDLQQDGKWKPVSDPDTMIVHVVTVKVEEAPAAEAAVVAAVPGAAAAEPEVIKKGKKEEDEGEKKDKK
- a CDS encoding ribose-phosphate pyrophosphokinase, which gives rise to MSRGQLKLFSGSAHPALTAEIAEFLGVPIGHARLQRFPDTECSFQIDENIRGTDVFVVQPTCADVDRSIMELCVMIDAFRRSSASRITAVIPYYGYARQDRKDKPRVPISAKLMANLITAAGANRVLTMDLHKAQIQGFFDIPVDHLFAAPVIIQYLGTLDSPNLTIVSPDAGGAERARAYAKRLDAELAIIDKRRSEDGTAEVMNVIGDVAGRTCIIQDDIIDTAGTIVKAANALKANGAERVFACAVHGVLSGPAIERLEAAPIDQVIITNTIPLSTERAKCCRKIRQLSVARLLGQAIRSIHEETSVSSLFV